In Trifolium pratense cultivar HEN17-A07 linkage group LG7, ARS_RC_1.1, whole genome shotgun sequence, a genomic segment contains:
- the LOC123898813 gene encoding peroxidase 15-like, giving the protein MNSIATSLLCVVFLVLVGGLPFSSDAQLSPTFYSKTCPNVSSIVTNVLTNVSKTDPRMLASLVRLHFHDCFVQGCDASVLLNNTATIVSEQQAFPNNNSLRGLDVINKIKTAVESACPNTVSCADILTLAAQASSVLAQGPSWTVPLGRRDSLTANQTLANQNLPAPFDALDKLKSAFVAQGLNTTDLVALSGAHTFGRAHCSLFVSRLYNFSNTGSPDPTLNTTYLQQLRKICPNGGPGTNLSNFDPTTPDKFDKNYYSNLQVKKGLLQSDQELFSTSGADTITIVNKFSSDQNAFFESFRAAMIKMGNIGVLTGTKGEIRKQCNFVNSKSAELGLATMTQESSEDGIVSSI; this is encoded by the exons ATGAACTCCATAGCAACTTCTCTATTATGTGTTGTGTTTTTAGTTTTGGTTGGAGGACTACCCTTTTCTTCAGATGCACAACTTAGCCCAACATTTTACAGCAAAACATGTCCTAATGTTAGTTCCATTGTCACCAATGTCTTAACAAATGTTTCTAAGACAGATCCAAGAATGCTTGCTAGTCTTGTCAGGCTTCACTTTCATGATTGTTTTGTTCAA GGATGTGATGCATCAGTTTTGCTGAACAATACTGCTACAATTGTTAGCGAACAACAAGCTTTTCCAAATAACAACTCTTTAAGAGGTTTAGATGTTATCAACAAGATCAAAACTGCTGTAGAAAGTGCTTGTCCTAACACAGTTTCTTGTGCCGACATTCTTACTCTTGCTGCTCAAGCATCCTCTGTTCTG GCACAAGGTCCTAGTTGGACAGTTCCATTAGGGAGAAGAGATAGTTTAACTGCAAACCAAACACTTGCTAATCAAAATCTTCCTGCTCCTTTCGACGCATTGGATAAACTAAAATCTGCATTTGTTGCACAAGGCCTCAATACTACCGACCTAGTTGCACTCTCCG GTGCACACACGTTTGGAAGAGCTCACTGCTCTTTATTTGTTAGTCGATTGTACAACTTCAGCAATACTGGAAGTCCGGATCCAACTCTTAACACAACTTATTTACAACAATTGCGTAAAATATGTCCCAATGGTGGACCTGGCACAAACCTTTCAAACTTTGATCCAACAACTCCCGATAAATTTGACAAGAACTATTACTCCAATCTCCAAGTGAAAAAGGGGTTGCTTCAAAGTGACCAAGAGTTGTTCTCAACATCCGGTGCAGATACTATTACCATTGTCAACAAATTCAGCTCCGATCAAAATGCTTTTTTTGAGAGCTTTAGGGCTGCAATGATTAAAATGGGTAACATTGGTGTGCTAACGGGGACCAAAGGAGAGATTAGAAAACAATGCAATTTTGTTAATTCAAAATCGGCAGAACTAGGTTTAGCTACTATGACCCAAGAATCATCAGAGGATGGTATTGTTAGctcaatataa
- the LOC123898816 gene encoding pathogenesis-related protein 1-like, giving the protein MNSSFVLCLLGLIVTVSGHVAHAQDSPSDYVNSHNEARSKIFTFKIPHVVWDKKIATFAQNYANQRKDCKLIPSGSHYGENLAVSAGNMSGKDAVKLWVDEEPHYNHYLNECDGGECLHYTQVIWQDSRRIGCGKVRCDNGGTFITCNYDPRGNIPGQTPF; this is encoded by the coding sequence ATGAATTCATCTTTTGTATTATGTTTGTTGGGATTAATAGTCACTGTGAGTGGTCACGTTGCACATGCCCAAGACTCACCAAGTGATTATGTGAATTCCCACAATGAAGCAAGATCAAAGATTTTTACTTTCAAAATTCCACATGTTGTTTGGGACAAGAAAATTGCTACTTTTGCACAAAACTATGCAAATCAACGCAAGGATTGTAAACTGATCCCCTCCGGCAGCCATTACGGAGAAAATCTCGCGGTGAGTGCCGGCAACATGAGTGGCAAAGATGCAGTGAAATTATGGGTGGATGAAGAACCTCACTATAATCACTATCTTAACGAATGTGATGGTGGTGAATGTCTTCATTATACTCAGGTAATTTGGCAAGATTCAAGACGTATTGGATGTGGCAAAGTTAGATGTGATAATGGAGGAACATTCATTACTTGCAACTATGACCCTCGTGGCAACATTCCTGGCCAAACACCATTCTAA